One stretch of Leadbetterella byssophila DSM 17132 DNA includes these proteins:
- a CDS encoding glycosyltransferase — protein sequence MMKPLVSILIPARNEEDNLPHLFQSLDGLQYSKEAYEIILGNDQSHDKTGELMDAYASQRPNVKVFHVSEEESILKGKTRVLDLLASEAQGEYLFFTDADMELPPYWISGLLKHFQGNTGVVVGVTTVKRDTFWGLMQGMEWLMALTLFYLVSLLRIPVTGMGNNMAVSRRAYDAIGGYKKIGFSIVEDYLLYSQIIKSGFGFVQAFEADVLAWTKPAENYWKQRKRWLKGAIENAPKTVFWGFLQAISLPLFIVLGIYSSSTFILALSLLLLFHFFIILFYQKKLKLRGFVTYLPLFFIYLSVAWLLQFLYYLFQRETHWKDRKY from the coding sequence ATGATGAAACCCTTGGTCTCCATATTGATCCCTGCGCGTAACGAGGAAGATAATCTTCCCCATTTGTTTCAATCATTAGATGGATTGCAGTACTCCAAAGAGGCATATGAAATCATTCTAGGGAACGATCAATCCCATGATAAGACGGGGGAATTGATGGATGCCTATGCCAGTCAAAGGCCTAACGTGAAAGTTTTTCATGTAAGCGAAGAAGAAAGTATACTTAAGGGAAAAACGCGTGTATTAGATCTATTAGCCTCTGAAGCACAGGGAGAATACTTGTTCTTTACTGACGCAGACATGGAACTCCCACCCTATTGGATCTCCGGACTATTAAAACATTTCCAGGGAAATACGGGAGTGGTAGTTGGGGTAACCACTGTCAAGAGAGACACCTTTTGGGGGCTGATGCAAGGTATGGAATGGTTAATGGCTTTAACGCTTTTTTATCTGGTTTCTTTATTACGGATTCCGGTTACGGGCATGGGCAATAATATGGCGGTTAGCAGGAGGGCCTATGATGCTATTGGAGGTTATAAAAAAATAGGTTTCAGTATAGTAGAAGATTATCTTTTGTATTCTCAGATCATAAAATCCGGATTCGGATTTGTGCAGGCTTTTGAGGCAGATGTTCTGGCATGGACTAAACCTGCTGAAAATTATTGGAAACAGAGAAAGAGATGGCTAAAAGGGGCCATTGAGAATGCACCGAAAACGGTATTTTGGGGTTTTCTGCAAGCTATCAGTTTACCTCTGTTCATTGTGCTTGGAATATACTCCAGTTCAACTTTCATTTTGGCACTTAGCCTCCTTCTTCTTTTTCACTTCTTTATTATTCTTTTTTACCAAAAGAAATTAAAACTTAGAGGCTTTGTAACTTACCTTCCATTGTTTTTCATCTATTTATCTGTAGCTTGGTTGCTTCAATTCTTATACTATCTTTTCCAAAGGGAAACCCACTGGAAGGATAGGAAGTATTGA
- a CDS encoding DinB family protein: MAIVMENVKNIIRLLNASFHGGAWHGPSLLEQTKGLKVKTAAYKPAQIHSIAELIYHITSWRLFALKKIQGDASYNIDSEKKNFGDFHHVDEFELETLMMELTLSQDELIKALENKDDSFLQEMVPGAEYNFDTLLNGIIHHDIYHTGQIALIKKLAAPTSKFTDEMESRYFETNDPDFY, translated from the coding sequence ATGGCAATAGTCATGGAAAACGTAAAGAACATCATTCGCTTATTGAATGCCAGTTTTCATGGTGGAGCTTGGCATGGACCGTCCTTATTGGAGCAAACCAAGGGACTTAAAGTGAAAACTGCGGCATATAAGCCCGCACAAATCCATAGCATAGCAGAATTGATATACCACATCACTTCCTGGAGGTTATTTGCCTTGAAGAAAATACAGGGAGATGCTAGTTATAATATTGATAGTGAGAAGAAGAATTTTGGCGATTTCCATCATGTAGATGAGTTTGAACTAGAGACGCTCATGATGGAATTAACCTTAAGCCAGGATGAATTAATCAAGGCACTAGAAAATAAGGATGACAGCTTTCTACAGGAAATGGTTCCTGGAGCTGAATACAATTTTGACACACTTTTGAACGGAATTATCCATCATGACATCTACCATACAGGTCAGATAGCCCTGATTAAAAAATTAGCGGCCCCCACTTCAAAATTTACTGATGAAATGGAA
- a CDS encoding DinB family protein gives MVETNLSRIIDNIDTVFRGDAWHGPSVMEIINSLPESKLKEKPSISKQSIAQNIFHLTAYRRFVIEKLEDNIHFRLETDEENWGTEEDLNDPVRLKENLLSTHMTLLKKLEEFDDSLLNRNVPGEYYNFYTLLNGLIQHDTYHLGMIWVLWQ, from the coding sequence ATGGTAGAAACAAACCTATCCAGAATCATCGACAATATAGACACGGTATTTAGAGGGGATGCATGGCACGGACCTTCCGTTATGGAGATCATCAATAGCCTTCCCGAGAGCAAGTTGAAAGAGAAGCCATCGATTTCAAAACAATCCATCGCACAAAACATCTTTCATCTTACCGCCTATAGAAGGTTTGTTATAGAAAAGCTCGAGGATAATATTCATTTCCGTCTAGAAACAGATGAAGAAAACTGGGGGACAGAGGAGGACTTGAATGATCCTGTACGATTAAAAGAAAATTTATTGAGTACGCATATGACGCTTCTAAAAAAACTAGAGGAGTTTGATGACAGCTTATTAAATAGAAATGTTCCTGGAGAGTACTATAATTTTTACACACTATTAAATGGACTCATACAGCATGACACCTATCACTTGGGTATGATTTGGGTCCTATGGCAATAG
- the ade gene encoding adenine deaminase: protein MQYISGNYVDLWDDQIFEARVILFENRIFRIEKLGNEDPNLPYILPGFVDAHVHIESSLLAPSEFAKLAVVHGTVATISDPHEIANVLGTKGVYYMLENGQTVPFKFFFGAPSCVPATTFETAGAEVTVDDIDQMLADPRIPYLAEMMNFPGVINEDPMVMAKIKVAQKHRKPIDGHAPGLKGEQAEKYFSAGISTDHECFTLEEAEGKLKLGVKILIREGSAARNFEALIPLAKEHSDQMMFCSDDKHPDSLLLGHINALVKRAVAFGINPFAAIRMATIQPIQHYSLPVGMLREGDWADVILVDNLIEFNVIDTYIHGQKVAENGKSLIQGPPPQTINHFKTHAITEKEIQIPVQGSKVRVIGALNGQIVTERKWVDANKVGQEDILKIVVYNRYHADPPAVAYIHGFGLQQGAIASSVAHDSHNIVAVGCDDKSIVDAINLVVKEKGGLSAVSKDKKLILPLPIAGLMSAGDGYEVAQEYIKIDQFVRESLGSVLDSPFMTLSFMALLVIPSLKLSDKGLFDGDRFEFTSVGFDE from the coding sequence ATGCAGTATATCTCAGGTAATTACGTAGACCTCTGGGATGATCAAATATTTGAGGCGAGAGTCATTCTATTTGAAAACCGTATATTCCGAATTGAGAAATTAGGGAATGAAGATCCTAACTTACCTTATATACTGCCGGGCTTTGTAGATGCCCATGTTCATATAGAAAGTTCCCTACTAGCACCCAGTGAGTTCGCTAAACTGGCGGTGGTTCACGGGACAGTTGCCACGATCTCTGATCCGCATGAGATAGCTAACGTTTTAGGAACAAAAGGCGTGTATTACATGCTGGAAAATGGACAAACCGTTCCTTTCAAATTCTTTTTTGGTGCACCGTCTTGCGTACCCGCAACCACTTTTGAAACGGCCGGTGCAGAGGTCACGGTAGATGACATAGATCAAATGCTTGCTGATCCGCGTATCCCATACCTGGCAGAAATGATGAACTTCCCGGGAGTAATTAATGAGGATCCCATGGTCATGGCCAAAATAAAGGTGGCTCAAAAACACAGAAAACCTATTGATGGACATGCTCCCGGTCTAAAAGGAGAGCAAGCAGAAAAATACTTTAGTGCCGGAATTAGTACGGATCATGAATGTTTCACCCTCGAAGAAGCGGAAGGCAAGTTGAAACTGGGCGTAAAAATCCTAATCAGAGAAGGTAGCGCTGCAAGAAACTTTGAAGCCCTTATCCCTCTGGCAAAAGAGCATTCTGATCAAATGATGTTCTGTTCAGATGATAAACATCCTGACTCTCTTTTATTAGGTCATATTAATGCCTTGGTAAAGCGAGCAGTCGCCTTCGGTATAAATCCTTTCGCCGCCATCAGAATGGCCACGATTCAACCCATCCAACATTACAGCTTACCTGTGGGAATGTTGAGAGAGGGTGATTGGGCAGATGTCATACTTGTTGACAACCTAATAGAATTCAATGTAATAGACACCTACATTCACGGACAAAAGGTGGCAGAAAATGGAAAGAGCTTGATTCAAGGCCCTCCGCCTCAAACCATAAACCACTTCAAGACTCATGCCATTACAGAAAAAGAGATTCAAATTCCTGTTCAGGGTTCAAAGGTCAGGGTTATCGGTGCTTTGAACGGACAGATCGTTACAGAAAGAAAGTGGGTAGATGCGAATAAAGTAGGACAAGAAGATATCCTAAAAATAGTGGTGTATAACAGGTACCATGCCGATCCACCGGCCGTAGCATATATTCATGGCTTTGGTCTTCAGCAAGGAGCTATAGCCTCTTCCGTAGCCCATGATTCCCATAATATTGTTGCCGTAGGTTGTGATGATAAAAGTATCGTAGATGCTATCAACCTGGTGGTTAAAGAGAAAGGGGGATTATCTGCTGTTTCCAAAGACAAGAAACTTATATTACCTCTGCCCATAGCAGGCTTAATGAGTGCCGGAGATGGGTATGAAGTGGCTCAAGAATACATCAAAATAGACCAGTTCGTCAGAGAAAGTCTAGGAAGTGTATTGGACAGTCCATTTATGACCTTATCCTTTATGGCCTTACTGGTTATACCTTCCTTAAAATTGAGCGATAAAGGTCTGTTTGATGGAGATAGATTTGAATTTACTTCAGTGGGATTTGATGAGTAG
- a CDS encoding sugar phosphate isomerase/epimerase family protein has translation MKRRQFIQSGAAFAALATAGLDVFAAKKKDFGCQLYSVRDKMSKDPINTMRALAKMGYTQFESYSKDPYWGMNAAEAKAFFKEIGVSVISSHTGVPDINTASVEKAKEVGLKYLISPMIGPQKSEDEWKRRAEEFNKAGELCKQYGLKFGYHNHGYSFENKNGVKGQEILLANTDPKLVIFELDIFWAEAVGESCVAHLQKYAGRYDLVHVKQMTGRDPRPTQGVLSSGLLDYKKIIADAKKAGVKYFMVEQEQYAGDSLDAMQENAVYMKSVM, from the coding sequence ATGAAAAGACGTCAATTTATTCAATCCGGTGCAGCTTTTGCAGCCCTAGCCACTGCAGGTCTTGATGTATTTGCTGCAAAAAAGAAGGATTTCGGTTGTCAACTTTACAGTGTAAGGGATAAGATGTCAAAAGATCCTATCAATACCATGAGGGCTTTGGCAAAAATGGGCTACACTCAATTTGAATCTTATTCGAAAGACCCCTATTGGGGGATGAATGCTGCTGAAGCTAAAGCATTCTTTAAGGAAATTGGAGTAAGCGTGATCAGTAGTCACACAGGTGTGCCGGATATCAATACCGCTTCCGTAGAAAAGGCTAAAGAGGTAGGTTTGAAGTACTTGATCTCTCCCATGATCGGCCCTCAGAAGTCGGAAGACGAATGGAAGCGCAGAGCGGAAGAGTTCAATAAGGCCGGAGAGTTATGCAAACAATATGGTCTGAAATTCGGATATCATAACCACGGATATTCCTTTGAAAACAAAAACGGTGTGAAAGGACAGGAGATCCTTTTGGCCAATACAGACCCTAAGTTGGTCATCTTTGAATTAGATATCTTCTGGGCAGAAGCAGTTGGTGAAAGTTGCGTAGCCCATCTGCAAAAATATGCAGGTAGATATGATCTAGTTCATGTGAAGCAAATGACAGGAAGGGATCCAAGACCTACCCAGGGAGTATTGTCGTCCGGACTATTGGACTACAAGAAGATCATTGCAGATGCTAAGAAGGCCGGAGTTAAATACTTTATGGTAGAACAGGAACAATATGCAGGAGATTCTCTTGACGCTATGCAGGAAAATGCCGTTTACATGAAATCAGTCATGTAA
- a CDS encoding ComEA family DNA-binding protein has translation MKKLMTLFWDIPKKEAQSIRSFMLLLFFTATAYYLLKKHSTESKQRVLLTIYPYEAPVYQRFHFDPNTLTEDSLALLGIPEKTMKSMINFRSKGGKFRTKEDLQKIYNFPPVLYDSLAPWIKIQTSHKPQQRIIAMDLNLADSTDLVTLKGIGKTFASRIIKYRTALGGFHSLDQLNEIYGLKPETIAQIRPYLKIKTPVSKIKINEVAELKHPYLRSYQAKAILAYRKQHGEFKNLEDLKNIDALDEETLAKLLPYLQF, from the coding sequence ATGAAAAAATTAATGACCCTGTTTTGGGACATTCCTAAGAAGGAAGCCCAAAGCATTAGATCATTTATGCTCCTACTCTTCTTTACTGCCACTGCCTACTATTTGCTAAAAAAACACTCTACAGAAAGTAAGCAAAGAGTACTCCTCACTATCTATCCGTATGAAGCACCTGTGTACCAAAGATTTCACTTTGATCCTAATACCTTAACTGAAGATTCATTGGCACTTCTTGGAATACCTGAGAAAACAATGAAAAGCATGATCAATTTCAGAAGCAAAGGTGGGAAATTCCGGACAAAAGAAGATTTGCAAAAAATATACAACTTCCCTCCTGTCCTATATGACAGCCTAGCACCCTGGATCAAAATCCAAACCTCACATAAACCCCAACAAAGGATTATAGCTATGGACCTCAATCTGGCAGACAGCACAGATCTGGTCACTTTAAAAGGAATAGGGAAAACCTTTGCTTCCAGGATCATCAAATACAGAACGGCATTAGGCGGATTTCATTCTTTGGATCAGTTAAATGAAATCTACGGATTGAAACCGGAAACCATTGCTCAGATAAGACCTTACTTAAAAATCAAAACTCCGGTAAGCAAAATAAAGATAAATGAAGTAGCGGAACTGAAACACCCTTACTTACGATCCTACCAAGCTAAAGCTATCTTGGCCTATAGGAAACAACATGGAGAATTTAAAAATTTGGAAGATCTAAAAAATATAGACGCTTTAGATGAAGAAACTTTAGCAAAACTTCTGCCCTATCTTCAGTTTTAA
- the polA gene encoding DNA polymerase I, producing the protein MRNKKLFLLDAYALIYRAHFAFAKNPRITSKGLNTGPIFGFTNTLLEVIKKEKPTHLVVCFDTKTPTFRHTEFVDYKANREEQPEDITLAVPYIKRLIQAMNIPCLEKDGYEADDVIGTLAKKASKDEFEVFMYTPDKDYGQLVDEHIFLYKPAFLGNGVEVMGVPEVLDRWGIKRIDQVVDVLGLMGDKVDNIPGIPGVGEKTAVKLLEQYDTLEGILENADKISGKLGEKVRAGKESALMSKWLAKIDTEVPIEFEEERFLLNEEYGPELAELFDELEFRTLKSRIFKPTTETGTPNETEKPKPKAPESNQMNLFGDLEEVSEPQDTTLHTAKDVLHDYYLISTPEERAELLEYLLAQEEICFDTETTDIDALDAQIVGLSFAYRPREAFYIPFSPKFEEAKAVLIEFKPLFENENIRKVAQNIKYDLTILATYGVEVKGEIYDTMLAHYILEPDQRHGMDYLAETYLSYKPIPISDLIGKGKKQLNMRDVPLEQIKEYAAEDADITLQLKHVLDAQIKKTDQGRLLQEVELPLVHVLSDMERTGVKIDVEALHDLSNTLQKDLAKTQEDIFQLAGMEFNVGSPKQLGEILFEHMKIDEKPKKTPTGQYATGEDILVNYEADHEIVRKILDFRELSKLKSTYVDALPTLISKRTGRIHTTYNQAVAATGRLSSTNPNLQNIPIRTERGREIRKAFIPGGEEFTILSADYSQIELRIMADFSGDESMLEAFDNGMDIHAATASKVFGVSLEEVNSDMRRKAKMVNFGIIYGISAFGLAQRLGIPRGEAKNIIDAYFTQFPKVKSYMDQTIEKARELEYVETILGRRRYLRDINSRNQTNRGFAERNAINAPIQGSAADMIKVAMIQIHDFMKKENLKSKMILQVHDELVFDAHHSEVEFLKEKIDYYMVNALPLKVKIETGIGIGKNWLEAH; encoded by the coding sequence ATGCGTAATAAGAAACTCTTCTTGCTGGATGCTTATGCCTTAATCTATAGAGCACATTTTGCTTTTGCTAAGAATCCTAGAATCACTTCTAAAGGATTGAATACCGGTCCTATATTTGGTTTTACCAATACTCTTTTAGAGGTAATCAAAAAGGAAAAGCCTACGCATTTAGTGGTTTGCTTTGACACCAAAACTCCCACTTTTCGCCATACAGAGTTTGTAGATTATAAGGCCAATAGAGAAGAACAACCTGAAGATATCACTTTAGCTGTACCTTATATCAAGCGACTGATTCAAGCCATGAATATACCATGTCTAGAAAAGGATGGATATGAAGCAGATGACGTGATAGGTACTCTGGCTAAAAAAGCTTCTAAAGATGAGTTTGAAGTCTTTATGTATACCCCTGATAAAGATTACGGTCAATTAGTGGATGAACATATTTTCTTATATAAACCCGCCTTCCTAGGAAATGGAGTAGAAGTGATGGGTGTTCCCGAGGTTTTAGATCGTTGGGGTATCAAACGCATTGATCAAGTGGTAGATGTACTGGGCTTAATGGGGGACAAGGTAGATAATATTCCTGGTATACCCGGCGTGGGAGAGAAGACCGCAGTGAAATTATTAGAGCAGTACGACACATTAGAAGGCATTCTGGAAAATGCGGATAAGATCTCAGGTAAACTGGGTGAAAAGGTTCGTGCGGGTAAGGAAAGTGCTTTGATGTCCAAATGGTTAGCAAAGATAGATACGGAAGTTCCCATTGAATTCGAGGAAGAGCGTTTTCTACTGAATGAAGAATACGGCCCTGAACTGGCTGAACTTTTTGATGAGCTGGAATTCAGAACCTTGAAATCCAGAATCTTTAAACCAACGACGGAAACAGGTACTCCTAATGAAACGGAAAAGCCGAAACCGAAAGCACCGGAAAGTAATCAAATGAATCTATTCGGAGACCTAGAAGAAGTGTCTGAACCTCAGGACACTACTTTGCATACGGCCAAAGACGTGTTGCATGATTATTACCTCATTTCAACACCTGAAGAAAGGGCTGAACTACTGGAATATTTGTTAGCTCAGGAAGAAATCTGCTTTGACACGGAAACCACAGACATAGATGCATTAGATGCGCAGATTGTAGGACTTTCCTTTGCCTACCGTCCCAGAGAAGCCTTTTACATCCCTTTTTCGCCTAAGTTTGAAGAGGCAAAGGCTGTTCTAATCGAGTTTAAACCTCTTTTTGAAAATGAAAATATCAGGAAGGTAGCTCAAAATATAAAATACGACTTGACCATTCTGGCTACCTATGGGGTAGAGGTTAAGGGCGAAATTTATGATACCATGTTAGCGCACTACATTTTGGAGCCGGACCAGCGTCATGGTATGGATTATTTAGCTGAAACCTATCTGAGTTACAAGCCTATCCCTATCTCTGATTTGATAGGTAAAGGAAAGAAGCAACTGAACATGCGCGATGTTCCATTAGAGCAGATCAAGGAATACGCTGCAGAAGATGCAGATATCACCTTACAACTGAAACATGTACTTGATGCACAAATCAAAAAGACAGATCAAGGGAGATTACTACAAGAGGTAGAACTGCCCCTGGTACATGTCTTAAGCGATATGGAAAGAACTGGGGTGAAGATAGATGTAGAAGCCTTACATGATCTTTCCAATACGCTTCAAAAGGACTTGGCTAAGACGCAAGAAGATATTTTCCAATTGGCAGGAATGGAGTTTAATGTTGGCTCTCCGAAGCAATTGGGCGAAATCCTCTTCGAACATATGAAGATTGACGAAAAGCCTAAGAAAACTCCTACCGGTCAATACGCTACAGGAGAGGATATTCTAGTCAACTACGAAGCGGATCACGAGATCGTTCGAAAGATTCTAGATTTTAGAGAATTAAGCAAGTTGAAGAGCACCTATGTAGATGCCTTACCTACTCTGATTTCAAAAAGGACGGGAAGAATTCATACTACCTATAATCAAGCTGTTGCAGCTACGGGTAGACTTAGTAGTACTAATCCTAACCTGCAGAACATTCCTATCCGTACCGAAAGAGGTAGAGAGATACGGAAGGCTTTTATTCCGGGTGGAGAGGAATTTACGATTCTTTCTGCTGACTACAGCCAAATAGAATTACGCATCATGGCGGATTTTAGCGGCGACGAGAGTATGTTAGAAGCTTTTGATAATGGCATGGACATCCACGCCGCAACGGCCTCAAAGGTTTTTGGTGTATCCTTAGAGGAGGTGAACAGTGATATGAGAAGAAAAGCCAAGATGGTCAATTTTGGTATAATCTACGGAATATCAGCCTTCGGTTTAGCCCAGAGACTAGGTATTCCTAGAGGAGAGGCAAAGAATATCATAGATGCCTATTTTACTCAGTTTCCAAAAGTGAAATCCTATATGGATCAAACCATAGAGAAGGCAAGGGAATTAGAATACGTAGAGACCATTCTGGGTAGAAGGAGATATTTAAGAGATATCAATTCAAGAAATCAGACCAATAGAGGATTTGCGGAACGAAATGCCATCAATGCTCCTATTCAAGGTAGTGCAGCAGATATGATCAAAGTGGCCATGATTCAGATCCATGATTTCATGAAAAAGGAAAATTTGAAATCAAAGATGATTCTGCAAGTACATGACGAATTGGTCTTTGATGCTCATCATTCTGAAGTAGAGTTTCTGAAAGAGAAGATTGATTATTACATGGTAAATGCGCTGCCACTCAAGGTGAAAATTGAAACCGGAATAGGTATAGGGAAGAATTGGCTTGAAGCACATTAA